Proteins encoded by one window of Vitis riparia cultivar Riparia Gloire de Montpellier isolate 1030 chromosome 11, EGFV_Vit.rip_1.0, whole genome shotgun sequence:
- the LOC117925045 gene encoding uncharacterized protein LOC117925045 isoform X1, translated as MASGFVVSSQARVTSNFAVASISRVLSTKCRNSLISSQLCSSRAPSNRFFCECSHLQDPIDLIKYKEVFSRRMAMAGLKPHHRIALGVSGGPDSMALCILTADWKTNGLNTAGESRGFIDGLLAIIVDHGLRAESKDEANIVRHRVSDMGIRCEIAQCDWLDGKPKQGHLQEAAREMRYQIFQNVCIQHQIGVLLVAHHADDQAELFILRLSRDSGVLGLAGMAFASQLFSTYTNYFDEASDNYSILLVRPLLEFSKEDLYKICEGGNQEWVEDPTNQNPSFARNRIRLSLRNLPSCTFKYELQAVISACRKTRAYVDQICSNLINEAASVMAQGYAVIDLEILHPSKIEDICLSKFIALVLQFISQRHRPVRGSTSKLLLDYIRTFPCKTSLTAAGCYLCAAPRSKGTKLLVCCSVNSPLPSKMELFYRHCYETHKHYIPSEVEQIIVDGKANSDNLVPDASDVQFLDVASSESILVEAKRRNILSESTYSNILSLQEDETKHFKSKTKTISDHDLKMHGVHTVSTSLSLPLQPGQICYFMNRFLVSWNLSNKISGDKSPVEEASCNRDLAGKSLHHFCRHCMVGHDMVAEVRHMVDADWLYLAKLSKHQNLENHEKERVILASAMEQISEKTILCSDFARLSAERALHSLKSIPVAARRSLPVLINSHGLLLSIPSICFRHCPYLMVSAVFKPRVPLGGGHSSFL; from the exons ATGGCTTCAGGATTCGTCGTATCTTCCCAGGCCAGAGTCACATCAAATTTTGCAGTAGCCTCTATTTCTAGGGTTTTATCAACAAAATGCAGAAACTCACTTATCTCCAGTCAGCTCTGCTCATCTCGCGCTCCTTCGAATCGCTTCTTCTGCGAGTGTTCCCATCTCCAAGACCCAATCGACCTCATCAAATACAAAGAGGTTTTCTCGCGGCGAATGGCCATGGCTGGTCTTAAACCTCACCACCGCATCG CTCTTGGAGTGTCGGGTGGACCCGACAGTATGGCGCTGTGTATTCTAACAGCTGATTGGAAAACCAATGGCCTCAATACTGCTGGTGAGAGCCGTGGTTTCATTGATGGGCTTTTGGCAATAATAGTTGATCATGGACTGCGAGCAGAGAGTAAAGATGAGGCAAACATTGTCCGCCATAGAGTTTCTGATATGG GAATCAGATGTGAGATTGCCCAATGTGATTGGTTAGATGGTAAGCCAAAACAGGGTCACTTGCAAGAAGCAGCTCGTGAAATGAG gtatcaaattttccaaaatgttTGCATTCAACATCAGATTGGGGTGTTGCTTGTTGCCCATCATGCAGATGACCAG GCTGAGCTCTTCATTCTCAGGCTATCCCGTGATAGTGGTGTACTTGGACTAGCTGGCATGGCTTTTGCTTCTCAGTTGTTCTcaacttatacaaattattttgatGAAGCTTCCGACAATTACAGTATTTTGTTAGTGCGTCCACTCCTAGAGTTCTCAAAAGAAGATTTGTATAAG ATATGTGAAGGGGGTAATCAAGAATGGGTAGAAGATCCAACAAATCAAAATCCATCATTTGCCCGTAACAGGATTCGATTGTCATTAAGAAATTTGCCATCAT GTACCTTCAAGTATGAATTACAGGCAGTTATATCTGCCTGTCGAAAAACACGTGCATATGTTGACCAAATTTGCTCTAACTTGATTAATGAAGCTGCATCTGTCATGGCT CAGGGGTATGCTGTTATTGATTTAGAGATTTTGCATCCATCGAAAATTGAGGACATATGCCTGTCAAAGTTTATTGCTTTGGTTTTGCAG TTCATCTCACAGAGGCACAGGCCAGTTCGAGGCAGTACTTCAAAATTGCTACTGGACTATATTCGTACTTTCCCATGCAAG ACATCCCTTACTGCAGCTGGTTGTTACCTGTGTGCAGCTCCTCGGTCTAAAGGTACCAAACTCCTGGTTTGCTGCTCTGTTAATTCTCCTCTACCTTCAAAAATGGAGTTGTTCTACAGACACTGTTATGAAACTCACAAGCACTATATTCCAAGTGAAGTTGAGCAAATTATAGTAGATGGGAAAGCAAACTCAGATAACCTGGTTCCTGATGCTTCAGATGTGCAATTTTTGGATGTAGCTTCTTCTGAATCGATTCTAGTGGAAGCCAAAAGACGTAATATCCTCAGTGAGTCAACATATAGTAATATTCTTTCATTGCAGGAGGATGAAACCAAGCATTTCAAGTCCAAAACTAAAACTATTTCCGACCATGACTTAAAAATGCATGGAGTGCATACTGTTAGCACTTCTCTGAGTCTGCCTCTTCAACCTGGCCAAATTTGTTACTTCATGAACAGATTCTTGGTCTCCTGGAACCTGAGCAATAAAATTTCTGGAGATAAGTCTCCTGTAGAAGAGGCAAGTTGTAACAGGGACTTGGCAGGGAAAAGTTTGCATCACTTTTGCAGACATTGCATGGTTGGTCATGACATGGTAGCTGAGGTTCGCCACATGGTTGATGCTGATTGGCTCTATCTTGCAAAGTTGTCAAAGCATCAGAATTTGGAAAACCATGAAAAGGAAAGAGTTATTTTGGCTAGTGCCATGGAGCAAATCTCAGAGAAGACAATTTTATGTTCAGATTTTGCAAGGTTATCAGCAGAAAGAGCTCTCCACTCATTGAAGTCTATCCCTGTTGCCGCTAGGAGAAGCCTACCTGTCCTAATCAATTCTCATGGACTATTGTTAAGCATCCCG AGTATTTGCTTCAGGCATTGCCCATACTTGATGGTATCTGCTGTATTTAAGCCAAGAGTACCACTTGGTGGAGGACATAGTTCATTTTTGTAG
- the LOC117925045 gene encoding uncharacterized protein LOC117925045 isoform X2: protein MASGFVVSSQARVTSNFAVASISRVLSTKCRNSLISSQLCSSRAPSNRFFCECSHLQDPIDLIKYKEVFSRRMAMAGLKPHHRIALGVSGGPDSMALCILTADWKTNGLNTAGESRGFIDGLLAIIVDHGLRAESKDEANIVRHRVSDMGIRCEIAQCDWLDGKPKQGHLQEAAREMRYQIFQNVCIQHQIGVLLVAHHADDQAELFILRLSRDSGVLGLAGMAFASQLFSTYTNYFDEASDNYSILLVRPLLEFSKEDLYKICEGGNQEWVEDPTNQNPSFARNRIRLSLRNLPSCTFKYELQAVISACRKTRAYVDQICSNLINEAASVMAGYAVIDLEILHPSKIEDICLSKFIALVLQFISQRHRPVRGSTSKLLLDYIRTFPCKTSLTAAGCYLCAAPRSKGTKLLVCCSVNSPLPSKMELFYRHCYETHKHYIPSEVEQIIVDGKANSDNLVPDASDVQFLDVASSESILVEAKRRNILSESTYSNILSLQEDETKHFKSKTKTISDHDLKMHGVHTVSTSLSLPLQPGQICYFMNRFLVSWNLSNKISGDKSPVEEASCNRDLAGKSLHHFCRHCMVGHDMVAEVRHMVDADWLYLAKLSKHQNLENHEKERVILASAMEQISEKTILCSDFARLSAERALHSLKSIPVAARRSLPVLINSHGLLLSIPSICFRHCPYLMVSAVFKPRVPLGGGHSSFL, encoded by the exons ATGGCTTCAGGATTCGTCGTATCTTCCCAGGCCAGAGTCACATCAAATTTTGCAGTAGCCTCTATTTCTAGGGTTTTATCAACAAAATGCAGAAACTCACTTATCTCCAGTCAGCTCTGCTCATCTCGCGCTCCTTCGAATCGCTTCTTCTGCGAGTGTTCCCATCTCCAAGACCCAATCGACCTCATCAAATACAAAGAGGTTTTCTCGCGGCGAATGGCCATGGCTGGTCTTAAACCTCACCACCGCATCG CTCTTGGAGTGTCGGGTGGACCCGACAGTATGGCGCTGTGTATTCTAACAGCTGATTGGAAAACCAATGGCCTCAATACTGCTGGTGAGAGCCGTGGTTTCATTGATGGGCTTTTGGCAATAATAGTTGATCATGGACTGCGAGCAGAGAGTAAAGATGAGGCAAACATTGTCCGCCATAGAGTTTCTGATATGG GAATCAGATGTGAGATTGCCCAATGTGATTGGTTAGATGGTAAGCCAAAACAGGGTCACTTGCAAGAAGCAGCTCGTGAAATGAG gtatcaaattttccaaaatgttTGCATTCAACATCAGATTGGGGTGTTGCTTGTTGCCCATCATGCAGATGACCAG GCTGAGCTCTTCATTCTCAGGCTATCCCGTGATAGTGGTGTACTTGGACTAGCTGGCATGGCTTTTGCTTCTCAGTTGTTCTcaacttatacaaattattttgatGAAGCTTCCGACAATTACAGTATTTTGTTAGTGCGTCCACTCCTAGAGTTCTCAAAAGAAGATTTGTATAAG ATATGTGAAGGGGGTAATCAAGAATGGGTAGAAGATCCAACAAATCAAAATCCATCATTTGCCCGTAACAGGATTCGATTGTCATTAAGAAATTTGCCATCAT GTACCTTCAAGTATGAATTACAGGCAGTTATATCTGCCTGTCGAAAAACACGTGCATATGTTGACCAAATTTGCTCTAACTTGATTAATGAAGCTGCATCTGTCATGGCT GGGTATGCTGTTATTGATTTAGAGATTTTGCATCCATCGAAAATTGAGGACATATGCCTGTCAAAGTTTATTGCTTTGGTTTTGCAG TTCATCTCACAGAGGCACAGGCCAGTTCGAGGCAGTACTTCAAAATTGCTACTGGACTATATTCGTACTTTCCCATGCAAG ACATCCCTTACTGCAGCTGGTTGTTACCTGTGTGCAGCTCCTCGGTCTAAAGGTACCAAACTCCTGGTTTGCTGCTCTGTTAATTCTCCTCTACCTTCAAAAATGGAGTTGTTCTACAGACACTGTTATGAAACTCACAAGCACTATATTCCAAGTGAAGTTGAGCAAATTATAGTAGATGGGAAAGCAAACTCAGATAACCTGGTTCCTGATGCTTCAGATGTGCAATTTTTGGATGTAGCTTCTTCTGAATCGATTCTAGTGGAAGCCAAAAGACGTAATATCCTCAGTGAGTCAACATATAGTAATATTCTTTCATTGCAGGAGGATGAAACCAAGCATTTCAAGTCCAAAACTAAAACTATTTCCGACCATGACTTAAAAATGCATGGAGTGCATACTGTTAGCACTTCTCTGAGTCTGCCTCTTCAACCTGGCCAAATTTGTTACTTCATGAACAGATTCTTGGTCTCCTGGAACCTGAGCAATAAAATTTCTGGAGATAAGTCTCCTGTAGAAGAGGCAAGTTGTAACAGGGACTTGGCAGGGAAAAGTTTGCATCACTTTTGCAGACATTGCATGGTTGGTCATGACATGGTAGCTGAGGTTCGCCACATGGTTGATGCTGATTGGCTCTATCTTGCAAAGTTGTCAAAGCATCAGAATTTGGAAAACCATGAAAAGGAAAGAGTTATTTTGGCTAGTGCCATGGAGCAAATCTCAGAGAAGACAATTTTATGTTCAGATTTTGCAAGGTTATCAGCAGAAAGAGCTCTCCACTCATTGAAGTCTATCCCTGTTGCCGCTAGGAGAAGCCTACCTGTCCTAATCAATTCTCATGGACTATTGTTAAGCATCCCG AGTATTTGCTTCAGGCATTGCCCATACTTGATGGTATCTGCTGTATTTAAGCCAAGAGTACCACTTGGTGGAGGACATAGTTCATTTTTGTAG
- the LOC117925045 gene encoding tRNA(Ile)-lysidine synthase isoform X3 produces the protein MASGFVVSSQARVTSNFAVASISRVLSTKCRNSLISSQLCSSRAPSNRFFCECSHLQDPIDLIKYKEVFSRRMAMAGLKPHHRIALGVSGGPDSMALCILTADWKTNGLNTAGESRGFIDGLLAIIVDHGLRAESKDEANIVRHRVSDMGIRCEIAQCDWLDGKPKQGHLQEAAREMRYQIFQNVCIQHQIGVLLVAHHADDQAELFILRLSRDSGVLGLAGMAFASQLFSTYTNYFDEASDNYSILLVRPLLEFSKEDLYKICEGGNQEWVEDPTNQNPSFARNRIRLSLRNLPSCTFKYELQAVISACRKTRAYVDQICSNLINEAASVMAQGYAVIDLEILHPSKIEDICLSKFIALVLQFISQRHRPVRGSTSKLLLDYIRTFPCKTSLTAAGCYLCAAPRSKDVQFLDVASSESILVEAKRRNILSESTYSNILSLQEDETKHFKSKTKTISDHDLKMHGVHTVSTSLSLPLQPGQICYFMNRFLVSWNLSNKISGDKSPVEEASCNRDLAGKSLHHFCRHCMVGHDMVAEVRHMVDADWLYLAKLSKHQNLENHEKERVILASAMEQISEKTILCSDFARLSAERALHSLKSIPVAARRSLPVLINSHGLLLSIPSICFRHCPYLMVSAVFKPRVPLGGGHSSFL, from the exons ATGGCTTCAGGATTCGTCGTATCTTCCCAGGCCAGAGTCACATCAAATTTTGCAGTAGCCTCTATTTCTAGGGTTTTATCAACAAAATGCAGAAACTCACTTATCTCCAGTCAGCTCTGCTCATCTCGCGCTCCTTCGAATCGCTTCTTCTGCGAGTGTTCCCATCTCCAAGACCCAATCGACCTCATCAAATACAAAGAGGTTTTCTCGCGGCGAATGGCCATGGCTGGTCTTAAACCTCACCACCGCATCG CTCTTGGAGTGTCGGGTGGACCCGACAGTATGGCGCTGTGTATTCTAACAGCTGATTGGAAAACCAATGGCCTCAATACTGCTGGTGAGAGCCGTGGTTTCATTGATGGGCTTTTGGCAATAATAGTTGATCATGGACTGCGAGCAGAGAGTAAAGATGAGGCAAACATTGTCCGCCATAGAGTTTCTGATATGG GAATCAGATGTGAGATTGCCCAATGTGATTGGTTAGATGGTAAGCCAAAACAGGGTCACTTGCAAGAAGCAGCTCGTGAAATGAG gtatcaaattttccaaaatgttTGCATTCAACATCAGATTGGGGTGTTGCTTGTTGCCCATCATGCAGATGACCAG GCTGAGCTCTTCATTCTCAGGCTATCCCGTGATAGTGGTGTACTTGGACTAGCTGGCATGGCTTTTGCTTCTCAGTTGTTCTcaacttatacaaattattttgatGAAGCTTCCGACAATTACAGTATTTTGTTAGTGCGTCCACTCCTAGAGTTCTCAAAAGAAGATTTGTATAAG ATATGTGAAGGGGGTAATCAAGAATGGGTAGAAGATCCAACAAATCAAAATCCATCATTTGCCCGTAACAGGATTCGATTGTCATTAAGAAATTTGCCATCAT GTACCTTCAAGTATGAATTACAGGCAGTTATATCTGCCTGTCGAAAAACACGTGCATATGTTGACCAAATTTGCTCTAACTTGATTAATGAAGCTGCATCTGTCATGGCT CAGGGGTATGCTGTTATTGATTTAGAGATTTTGCATCCATCGAAAATTGAGGACATATGCCTGTCAAAGTTTATTGCTTTGGTTTTGCAG TTCATCTCACAGAGGCACAGGCCAGTTCGAGGCAGTACTTCAAAATTGCTACTGGACTATATTCGTACTTTCCCATGCAAG ACATCCCTTACTGCAGCTGGTTGTTACCTGTGTGCAGCTCCTCGGTCTAAAG ATGTGCAATTTTTGGATGTAGCTTCTTCTGAATCGATTCTAGTGGAAGCCAAAAGACGTAATATCCTCAGTGAGTCAACATATAGTAATATTCTTTCATTGCAGGAGGATGAAACCAAGCATTTCAAGTCCAAAACTAAAACTATTTCCGACCATGACTTAAAAATGCATGGAGTGCATACTGTTAGCACTTCTCTGAGTCTGCCTCTTCAACCTGGCCAAATTTGTTACTTCATGAACAGATTCTTGGTCTCCTGGAACCTGAGCAATAAAATTTCTGGAGATAAGTCTCCTGTAGAAGAGGCAAGTTGTAACAGGGACTTGGCAGGGAAAAGTTTGCATCACTTTTGCAGACATTGCATGGTTGGTCATGACATGGTAGCTGAGGTTCGCCACATGGTTGATGCTGATTGGCTCTATCTTGCAAAGTTGTCAAAGCATCAGAATTTGGAAAACCATGAAAAGGAAAGAGTTATTTTGGCTAGTGCCATGGAGCAAATCTCAGAGAAGACAATTTTATGTTCAGATTTTGCAAGGTTATCAGCAGAAAGAGCTCTCCACTCATTGAAGTCTATCCCTGTTGCCGCTAGGAGAAGCCTACCTGTCCTAATCAATTCTCATGGACTATTGTTAAGCATCCCG AGTATTTGCTTCAGGCATTGCCCATACTTGATGGTATCTGCTGTATTTAAGCCAAGAGTACCACTTGGTGGAGGACATAGTTCATTTTTGTAG
- the LOC117925046 gene encoding protein Mpv17 isoform X1 — MLNAWKWYQRCMSLHPVKTQVISSGILWGVGDITAQSITHSSARKRLQISDAGQDFKIDWKRTAITSMFGFGFVGPVGHFWYEGLDRFIRLRLLLQPGSVRFVASKVAMDSLIFGPFELFVFLSHMGFSTGKNAAQVKEDLKRDFLPALIVESGAWPFVQVVNFRYVPVRYQLLYVNLFCLLDSIFLSWMEQQKDASWKQWFSSSPSSKEQGHGGGR, encoded by the exons ATGTTGAACGCGTGGAAATGGTATCAAAGATGTATGTCTCTTCATCCGGTGAAGACCCAAGTCATCAGCTCCGGAATTCTCTGGGGTGTTGGCGATATTACTGCTCAATCCATCACTCACTCCTCCGCGAGAAAGCGTCTTCAAATCTCT GATGCAGGTCAAGATTTCAAAATTGACTGGAAACGCACAGCGATCACCAGCAtgtttggatttggatttgttggACCAGTTGGGCATTTCTG GTATGAAGGTTTGGACCGTTTTATAAGGCTGAGGCTTCTTCTTCAACCGGGTTCAGTTCGCTTTGTTGCTAGCAAAGTGGCAATGGATAGTTTAATCTTCGGACCCTTTGAGctgtttgtgtttttaagtcACATGGGATTTTCCACAGGCAAAAATGCTGCTCAGGTGAAGGAAGATCTGAAGAGGGATTTCCTCCCTGCCTTGATTGTGGAAAGTGGTGCATGGCCTTTTGTTCAGGTTGTAAATTTCCGATACGTTCCTGTAAGGTATCAACTCCTCTACGTAAATCTTTTCTGCTTGTTAGACAGTATTTTTCTGTCATGGATGGAGCAACAAAAGGATGCTTCTTGGAAACAGTGGTTCTCATCTTCTCCCTCTTCGAAGGAGCAAGGCCATGGCGGGGGCAGATAA
- the LOC117925046 gene encoding protein sym-1 isoform X2 yields the protein MVSKMYVSSSGEDPSHQLRNSLGCWRYYCSIHHSLLREKASSNLCQDFKIDWKRTAITSMFGFGFVGPVGHFWYEGLDRFIRLRLLLQPGSVRFVASKVAMDSLIFGPFELFVFLSHMGFSTGKNAAQVKEDLKRDFLPALIVESGAWPFVQVVNFRYVPVRYQLLYVNLFCLLDSIFLSWMEQQKDASWKQWFSSSPSSKEQGHGGGR from the exons ATGGTATCAAAGATGTATGTCTCTTCATCCGGTGAAGACCCAAGTCATCAGCTCCGGAATTCTCTGGGGTGTTGGCGATATTACTGCTCAATCCATCACTCACTCCTCCGCGAGAAAGCGTCTTCAAATCTCT GTCAAGATTTCAAAATTGACTGGAAACGCACAGCGATCACCAGCAtgtttggatttggatttgttggACCAGTTGGGCATTTCTG GTATGAAGGTTTGGACCGTTTTATAAGGCTGAGGCTTCTTCTTCAACCGGGTTCAGTTCGCTTTGTTGCTAGCAAAGTGGCAATGGATAGTTTAATCTTCGGACCCTTTGAGctgtttgtgtttttaagtcACATGGGATTTTCCACAGGCAAAAATGCTGCTCAGGTGAAGGAAGATCTGAAGAGGGATTTCCTCCCTGCCTTGATTGTGGAAAGTGGTGCATGGCCTTTTGTTCAGGTTGTAAATTTCCGATACGTTCCTGTAAGGTATCAACTCCTCTACGTAAATCTTTTCTGCTTGTTAGACAGTATTTTTCTGTCATGGATGGAGCAACAAAAGGATGCTTCTTGGAAACAGTGGTTCTCATCTTCTCCCTCTTCGAAGGAGCAAGGCCATGGCGGGGGCAGATAA